Sequence from the Rutidosis leptorrhynchoides isolate AG116_Rl617_1_P2 chromosome 3, CSIRO_AGI_Rlap_v1, whole genome shotgun sequence genome:
agatgttgtgatccaaataccgaaaagtgtcatacttcaagaaatgtggtatttgatgaagcgtcttcatggtggtcaccttaaaagatagagcttccagaatctcatggattagaagaagatccagaagaaaaagaagaacataaagagcacatatcggatccaattaaagaaggagatggatcgtactctaaggaaacgagtccatggaaaactggggtacatcaatctacatccgaagaggttcgtccaagccaaatggatgccgaggagcatgtgcaagaattacggagatcaacaaggtcgaggaaacctaatccgaggtatgccaatgctgctcatgtggatgaatcaatacctattgagccttccacttatgaagaagcagcacaaagtcaagaatggcagaaagcgatggaagaagaaattaatgcactaaaagaaaaccagacatggagtttagttccaaagccaaaagatgtaaaaccaatatcttgtaaatgggtttacaaggtgaagactcgatcagatggctccattgaaaggtataaagctcgacttgttgctagaggtttttctcaacaatatgggctggattatgaagaaacgtttagtcaaGTGGCGAAGataacaacaattcgagctctactagctttagctgctagcaaatcttggaagttatggcagatggatgtcaagaacgctttcttacatggagaacttgacaaagacatttatatggagcaaccaagaggctttgagaacaagatccatcctgagcatgtctgcaaattaaagaaagcactatacggcttgaagcaggctccaagagcttggtacgggaagattggcgagttcttagtacaaagtggtttcacagttgctccttcagattctagtttatttgtgaaacaagatcaaggaaaactagccatagtgctagtatatgtggatgacttaatcatcacgggagatcactatgaggagatccaaagaacaagggagaatctgtctatcagatttcatatgaaggagcttggagaactcaaacattttcttggactcgaaatagagcagaaaagagaaggattatttctgggacaacagaaatatgcgcgagatcttttacaaaagtacggaatgcttaattgcaaacctatctcaactctaatggatccgaatacaaaactacgagcagatgaaggaaaatgtcttcaagatgttaccatgtatcgaaagatggtcggaagtcttatttatctcacaataagccggccagatatatcttatgcagttggagtggttagtcgatacatgagcaatccgaagaagcctcaccttgatgttgtacgatgcatcttaaggtatgttaaaggcactattaactttggtattttatacaagaaaacaaaagaatgtcacgtgactggatattgtgacgccgattacgctggaggcTATGATACacaacggtcaacaactggatacatgtttagtcttggatcgggagtaatatcatggtgcagcaagagacaaccaacagtatccttgtcaagcactgaagcagaatatcgatcagaagcatcagcaacacaagaaattatgtggttgaagcaactaatggaagatcttcatcaatcaacagattatcaagtaaagcttttctgcgataacctatcagctattcgtctagcagaaaatccagtctttcatgcgagaacaaaacatatagaagtgcactatcactatgttcgcgagaaggtccttgaaggagagatcaagatgatgccaacaaagacagatgaacaggttgcagatatattcaccaagagcctaagtaaaccgaagtttacaaaattcagagaagcacttggaatggtctgcaagacatcgttggaagaaaatttgcattgagggggagtgttaaaatacaatgcaaatttagaataatatggaattagtatatgtatatgggtaaaatatctagatattaatatgtatatgaaaaatatctagatattaaaatgtaaagaaaaatctagatatttatgtgtgtaagaaatatctagatatttatatgtataaaaatatctagatatttatatatatccatggaaatatctagtttctagaaacttccatggagtagtataaataagggtgaggatttcatttgtagagtgtgaagtaagttgtgagagttgtgagtaagagtgaaataagaagtgagttgtgaagaagagaagaagagtgtgagttagcgaaagtagagaagagaaagcttgtaagtaatattgtaattgtaatttaatataagtgtttttgttaagtttcccgatcaagccttagtttgtgtttaaattcttagtgcacttttgttgttcttattatatggtcggctctgccgcctaagtaatacatggtcggttataccgcctaaagatatatggtcgacactgtcgcctaagtacattgtacactaaggatttataaaattaaaggctaaacaacgctaaagtgttggtgtagtgagtcttgtatagtctagatcctctatagtgggtgtgttgggctcatcGAAGCTTCCAACAGTTGAAGCTATGTTCCAAATAGTAATATCACTCAACGAAGCTTTTACAGTGACAGAATGGTTAATATGCAACTCAGCTATAGAGCTAGAACATGCAGCATTCAGTTTGTACCCGCAACTATTGCCGATCGGCCCCTTACTTGCATGCAACCGGCTTGGTGACCAAGTAGGCCAACTATGGCAAGAGGACCCCACCTGCTTAACATGGCTTGATCAACAACCAGAATGTTCAGTGATCTATATCGCATTTGGGAGTCTCACTATTTTTTATAGAACTCAGTTTCAAGAACTGGCACTTGGTCTTGAACTTAGCAACAGACCCTTCTTATGGGTGATGCGGCCTGGTATGACTAAAGAGACTACACCTGCTTACCCAGATGGTTATATAGATCGAGTGGGCTCTCGGTGTAGAATCGTGAGTTGGGCACTACAACAGAAGGTGTTAGCTCATCCTTCTATAACTTGTTTTGTGAGTCATTGTGGTTGGAACTCTACTTTAGAGGGTGTAACAAACGGACTCCCATTTCTCTGCTGGCCAGATTTCGGTGATCAATTTTACAATGAGACTTACATTTGTGACTTCTGGAAAACAGGGCTAGGGTTTAATAAAGATGAAGCTGGTATCATCACTCGGGAGAAATAAAAAGCAAAGTAGAGCAGCTACTCAATGATGAGACGTTTAGAGAAAAGGCGTTGGATATTAAAGAAAAGGTTACAAGTAGTGTGACAGAAGGTAGACACTCATACAAAAATCTTAACAGATTTATTCAGTGGATACAAGATAAAGATATATGCAAGGATCAATCTGATTCTATGCAAGTATGATTATTTTTGTAATGTTCCATGTTATAAATGTATGAACACCTTTGAGATTTAGATTGATTAAAATAGTATCTAAATATAAATAAGCATGCAACGAAAAAACCCTAGACTAtgtctatatatctatatctactAGTGTTGTTTATTGGACTTATTACATGTCATTTATTTGACAGATTCCATTACATTAGTTATAACTGTATTGTTCAAACAATCAATCTAATTGctttatttagtttatatatttttcttattgTTGGTTGAGTATGTGCATGTTATTTTTTGTGTTGATTAGAGCATACTGAAGATGTTCAAGTGATTCAAGTGTAGCTGGCTGTTTAGAGTGAAGAATCAAACTCTTTGTGGATCGAGTATAATGCTTTAGTAGTTAACATACCTAGTATGGGGGTGAAAAAGTCATTATACAAAGACGGGACACAGTTGGGTTTGATTTCCATACTTGAGGGACCACTTGTGTCATTTATCAATTGTTCTTATCTGTGTCGGTTAAGTTTGGTTAAATAGATAGAAATTAGGGTTTCCTGTACACAACATTCTCTCAAGTCATTCGTTTAATTCTCTCAAGTTTCTGTAAAATTGATCTGGTGATTAAAGCCTGTTTAAGGCATATGATTCTCTGTTGATATTCATATTGTTGATGAAATTGTGGTTATAAAGTAATTGTTGATAAATTCGTTGTGTTTCATTTTCTTGTTGATTCAATTGATTGTGTTGGTAATTGTTTTCTGTTTTATTGTGTAAATttctacatggtatcagagctgttGTTGATCTGATTTGGTTTCTTTGATCGACGTTCGTTGATTAAAAGGGTTTtttgaaaattagggtttgtgttcttCAATCAAAATTGGGGATTATCAAATCAATAAGGGTGAACTGATCATTCTTGTGTGGTGGTTTCTTATCTTCAGGCGATACGATCTGAGGAATTTTTCACTGTGGTTTTTAGGGTTTACATCTTGAAACCCTAATTTTGTTTCTTCAAGTTCTTGGCTCATCCAGAACTTGATCTTCATCATTCTTCCGCTGTCAGAGATATCAAGGGGCGTATTCTATCCTCTTATATTCTTCTTTTATTGTATGTTGATTAAAGAACACTTCTAAGATCAccacaacccaactcttgaccttgATTCTTGAAATCAACTGAAACCTGATCAAGTTGTGGTTAGATTTTTGATAGTGTTATTTAATCTTGTTGGTTTTTTGTTGTCTTTGTCCATATAATGGCTAAAGATGATGATTCTGGTCCAAGTACTGATGCTATTCAAATCAGTAAATTGGACTTTGGTGACCCACTTTATTTGCATGCTAGTAACATTAGTAGTACTCCCTTGATTACTTTCAAATTAAAGGGTACAGAAAACTATAAATCATGGGCTTGTGCTATGGAATTAGCACTTCAAACCAAAAATAAAATGGGTTTTATTACTGGTGATTTTAAAAAGAATGAAACTGATGTTGTTTTGGGTAATCAATGGGAAAGGTGTAATGCTGTTGTTCTTTCTTGGATTCTTGGATCTATGTCTGATGAATTACATATTGGTCAAATCTACTCCAAAATTGCTAAGAATGTATGGGATGAATTGAAGGAGACATATGATAAAGTAGATGGTTCTGTTCTTTTTAATCTATATCAAAAGATTAATTCAATTACTCAGAATGGAACTCCTGTTTCAGAATATTATCACAAATTAAATTCTCTATGGAAACAATATGACACCTTTGTTCAATTACCTACTTGTGTCCTCACAGCATCTAAAGAATTCAATGATCATACAAACTTGATAAAGCTAATGCAATTTCTAATGGTATTGGATGATGTTTATCTTCCTATAGGAAGTAATATCTTAACGAGGGATCCTTTGCCCTCTGTTAAAACTGCTT
This genomic interval carries:
- the LOC139901503 gene encoding uncharacterized protein is translated as MAKDDDSGPSTDAIQISKLDFGDPLYLHASNISSTPLITFKLKGTENYKSWACAMELALQTKNKMGFITGDFKKNETDVVLGNQWERCNAVVLSWILGSMSDELHIGQIYSKIAKNVWDELKETYDKVDGSVLFNLYQKINSITQNGTPVSEYYHKLNSLWKQYDTFVQLPTCVLTASKEFNDHTNLIKLMQFLMVLDDVYLPIGSNILTRDPLPSVKTAFSIISREESHKGTHLLEKKSTSETSAFYSNNFKPKIVNSGNNQRCAECGRDNHLTERCFKLVGFP